The Microbacterium sp. SORGH_AS_0862 region GCTGCTCCGGCCGCCGAGGCCGCTCCCGAGGCTCCGTCCACGGAGAAGCCCGTCGACGTCGAAGAGGCTGAGGCCGAGGCCCCCGCGACACCCGCCCCCGCTGCCGCACCGGCTCCGGCCGCACCGGCTCCGGCCGCTGCCTCGGCGCCCGCCCCTGCCCCGGCCGCTGCTCCGGCACCCGCAGCCGAGTCCTCGGGCGACGAGGGCTCCGGCTACGTGACGCCGCTGGTGCGCCGCCTCGCCGCTCAGCAGGGCGTCGACCTCTCGACCGTCACCGGCTCGGGCGTCGGCGGCCGCATCCGCAAGGAGGACGTGCTCAAGGCGGCCGAGGCTGCTTCCGCTCCCGTCGCGGCATCCGCACCCGCGACCCCGGCTGCGACCAAGGCTCCCGTCGAGGTCTCCGAGCTCCGCGGCACGACGCAGCCCATGTCGCGTCTGCGCAAGGTGCTCGCCAAGCGCGCCGTCGAGTCGATGCAGGCCACTGCGCAGCTCACGACCGTGGTCGAGGTCGACGTGACGAAGGTCGCGCTGTTCCGCGACGGCGTGAAGAACGAGTTCCAGCAGAGGACGGGTGACAAGCTCTCCTTCCTGCCCTTCTTCGTCCTGGCAGCCGCCGAGGCGCTGAAGACGTACCCCGTCATCAACGCGACCGTCGACGGCGAGCAGATCGTCTACCCGTCGAGCGAGAACATCTCGATCGCGGTCGACACGGAGCGCGGTCTGCTCACGCCGGTCGTGCGCGAGGCGGGCGACAAGAACCTCGCCCAGATCGCTCACGACATCGCTGACCTCGCGGCCCGCACGCGCGACAACAAGCTGAAGCCCGACGAGCTCGCCGGCGGCACGTTCACGGTGACGAACACGGGCTCCCGCGGCGCGCTGTTCGACACCCCGGTCGTGTTCCTGCCGCAGTCCGCCATCCTCGGCACGGGGACCGTCGTCAAGCGCCCCGGCGTCGTGACGGTCGACGGCAAGGACGCGTTCTCGGTCCGCTCCTACGTGTACCTGGCGCTCTCGTACGACCACCGGATCATCGACGGCGCGGACGCGGCACGCTTCCTCTCGGCGATGAAGACGCGCCTCGAGACGGCCGACTTCGCCGGAGACCTCGGGATCTGACCCTTCCCGCACCTATGGGTGCTGCGCGACATCATGGATGCCGCGCAGCACCCATTCGTCGTTCTGGCGCACGATCGCCACGATCTGCGACACCGCTCGGCCGCTTGGATCGTCGGCACGCAAGAGTGTCAGATCGCCGAGATCGTCGATGACCGTCAGCGATACGTTCGCGACGCCCGCCGCACCTGCCGGGTCCGCGTCGATCCGCGCTTCCTGCAGCTTCTGTCGACAGGCATCGTCGCCGCACGCGTTCCATGCGGCGAGCAACGCGGTCGCCGCAGCAACGGGGTCGTCCGTCACCGGCGCGACGGCATGAGTATCGACGGGCGGCACCACGACCCCGCCATCATCTGTGGGGAGGGAGACTCCGGACGGAGCGGTCTCGGGCGACGCGTCGCCGGGCTCCGGCCACAGGAGCCCCAGCGCCAGGACGAGGCCAAGGACCCCGATCCCGACGAGCAGCACCGGCCGACGGGATCGGGGCTTCTTCGCCGGCGTGGGACGACGCCACCGCTGACGGAGGGCGTCCATGCGCTCTGCGACGAGGTCACTCAGCGAACCGTCCATCGCCACGGTCAGTCGGCGCAACGCCGACGTGGGCCGGTTCGCCTCCGCGCGCGCCTGGGCGCGGGTGATCGACGCTCCGATGGATGCTCCGTCGATGCGCACTGCCTGCGGCCGCGCCGCGGCGAACAAGTCGTCCTCCAGGGCGGGAAGTCCCCTGACGATCCGCGCGGTGTCGCGCGCCGCGCCGGCCGCCGCGCCGATCGCGCGTACAGCGAGTTCGTGGTCACCGGGATCGAGCGCCGCGATCAGCTCGGCCGCTCCCGCCGCAGCGGTGGAGCCATCGTGAGCGTGGACGAAGAGCGGGGTCCCTGCGGTGTCCAGCCACCAGGTGCCGATACAGCTGCCCCGTGGATGCGCGGACGTCTCCGCCGCGACGCCCCGGAGCAGGCTCACGGCGATGGTGACCGCCTCGCCCGGCTCCACCGTCACCCGCCGTCGAAGCAGCGACTCCAGCGTGCAGCGGACCGCCGGGAGCAGGACGAGTGGCCCCTCCGCCGTCGTCACGACCTCCAGCGGCGCCATGACGTGCTCGCCCGAGGCCGCCCAGATGCCTGTGCCCTCGACGGCGGCCACCGGCACCGCCAGGGCCGGCTCGCCCTCGTGGACGACCACGTCTCCGCGGAAGGGTGCCGCATCCGCGGCCACGGAGCGCAGCACGACGGGCTCGATGAGCGGGCGCAACGGCGGCGGTGCGGGCAGGAGCGACGACGACATACTCCGATCGTGTCCGCTCGAACGAAGCGCGCTGCTCCGGTCGCGGGACGGGAGCAGACACGGTGCGCCGCCGGCGGATGGGGAGAAGAGATCGGACGGCACCGGTAGGCTGGAGGGTATGGCAGCCCGCGATTCCGCACCCGAGAAGCGCCCCGGATTCTTCTCGCAGTTGAAGACCCTCTACCGCTACACCAAGGACGCGTACTCTTGGCTGCCGTACGCCCTGATCGGCATCGTGCTGCTCGGCATCGCGCTCGGCGCGGGCGTCGGCTTCCTCATCCCGCCCTTCGCCATCTGGAGTGTGATCCTCTGGGGCATCACGGGTCTGTTCGCCGGCATCCTCGGTTCGCTGATTCTGACCACGCGCCTCTCGACCATCGCGATGTACAAGCAGATCGACGGCATGCCGGGAGCGGCGGGACGCGTCATGTCCGTGTCGCTCGGCCGCCGCTGGCAGGCCAGCGAGATGCCCGTCGGCATCAACCCCCGCACGCAGGAGGCCGTCTACCGCGCCGTCGGCCGCGGCGGCATCGTTCTCGTCGGTGAGGGCGCACGCGGTCGCCTGACGCGCCTCATCGCAGATGAGCGCTCCAAGGCGCAGCGCGTCGCCTCCGGCGTGCCCGTGACCGTGTTCTATGTGGGTCACGGCGACGACGAGGTTCCGATCGCGAAGCTCGCGAGCACGATCAAGGCCCTGCCGAAGAAGATCGACCGCACCACCATGGCCGCCGTCATCAAGCGCATCGACTCGGTGTCGCAGTCGCTGACCTCACTGCCGATCCCGAAGGGCGTCGACCCCAACCGCGTGCGGGCTCAGCGCCCGCGCTGATCCTCAGACGCGGATGAGGATGGTGCCCGCAGCCTGATCGTGCAGGCCGCGCTGGTCGGCATCCCAGACGACGGCGGGGATGACGAGCAGCAGCAGTACCGTGCGGATGATCGGCCGCCATAGACCGATCCATCCGCCGCGGACGAGAACCAGCCGCATCCCGAGGATGCGGTGCCCCGGGCTTCCCCCGATCAGGGGGATGAAGACGATCTGCACGAGCGCGAACACCAGCATCGGCGCGAAGGTCGACAGCCCCGCTTCCCCCGGCAACGCCCACGGGTCGTACCGGAGGAACGCGACGGCCAGGATCGTGGCGCACGTCCAGTCGATCAGCAGAGCGAGCAGGCGACGGCCGACACGCGCGACCGAGGTCGAACCGGTACGGGGCAGCCCGAGGCGCTCACCGGGATAGCTGGACTCGACGGGGGTCTCGGGCATGCATCAACCCTAATCGGGCACCCGTAACATCCCGGAAACATATGGGACACTGGCGAGCAACGCCCGATCGATAGCGTCGGATCAGCCCGCCGTGGCGGGCGGAACTTCCCGAAATGCCCTACCTCTGGAGTCTCCATGTTCAGTGATTCATCCGAGGTGCTGAAGTTCATCAAGGACGAGGACGTCAAGTTCCTCGACATCCGCTTCACGGATCTCCCTGGTGTGCAGCAGCACTTCAACATCCCCGCGTCCACCGTCGACGAGGAGTTCTTCACCGTCGGTCAGCTGTTCGACGGCTCGTCGATCCGCGGGTTCGCGAACATCCACGAATCGGACATGCAGCTCATCCCGGACGTGTCGACCGCGTACCTCGACCCGTTCCGCGAGGCGAAGACGCTCGTCATGGTCTTCGACATCTACAACCCGCGCAACGGCGAGATCTACTCGAAGGATCCCCGTCAGGTCGCCAAGAAGGCCGAGAAGTACCTCGCGTCCACCGGCATCGCCGACACCGCGTTCTTCGCCCCCGAGGCGGAGTTCTACATCTTCGACGACGTCCGCTACGAGGTGAAGCAGAACTCGAGCTTCTACTCGGTCGATTCCGAAGAGGGCGCCTGGAACACGGGCCGCGCCGAAGAGGGCGGCAACCTGGCCAACAAGACTCCGTACAAGGGCGGTTACTTCCCGGTCTCCCCCGTCGACAAGACGGCGGATCTCCGCGACGACATCAGCCTGCGCCTCATCGAGGCGGGTCTGATCCTCGAGCGCGCGCACCACGAGGTGGGTACCGGCGGCCAGCAGGAGATCAACTACCGCTTCGACACCATGGTGCACGCGGCCGACGACATCCTGAAGTTCAAGTACATCGTCAAGAACGTCGCCGAGCAGTGGGGCAAGGTCGCGACCTTCATGCCCAAGCCGCTCTTCGGTGACAACGGCTCCGGCATGCACACGCACCAGTCGCTGTGGAACGACGGCAAGCCGCTGTTCTACGACGAGAAGGGCTACGGCGGGCTGTCCGACATCGCCCGCTGGTACATCGGCGGCATCCTCGCGCACGCCCCCGCCGTCCTCGCCTTCACGAACCCCACGCTGAACAGCTACCACCGCCTGGTGAAGGGCTTCGAGGCTCCGGTCAACCTGGTCTACTCGGCCGGAAACCGCTCGGCGGCCATCCGCATCCCGATCACGGGCACCAACCCCAAGGCCAAGCGCATCGAGTTCCGCGCGCCCGACGCCTCGGGCAACCCGTACCTCGCCTTCGCCGCGCAGCTCATGGCCGGCCTCGACGGCATCAAGAACCGCATCGAGCCGCACGAGCCGGTCGACAAGGACCTCTACGAGCTTCCCCCCGAGGAGGCCAAGGGCATCCCGCAGGTGCCGAACTCGCTGCTCGACTCGCTCGAGGCGCTGCGCGCCGACCACGAGTTCCTGCTGCAGGGCGGTGTCTT contains the following coding sequences:
- the sucB gene encoding 2-oxoglutarate dehydrogenase, E2 component, dihydrolipoamide succinyltransferase, with amino-acid sequence MSTSVVLPALGESVTEGTVTRWLKNVGDTVEADEGLLEISTDKVDTEIPSPVSGVIEEIFFQEDDTVEVGAVLAKIGDGSAAAAPAAEPEVAAAPEPAAEAAPAAAPAPAAEEAAPSAAPAASGGRDVVLPELGESVTEGTVTRWLKAVGDEVAVDEPLLEISTDKVDTEIPAPFAGTLQAILVQEDETVAVGSPLARIGDGAAPAAEAAPEAPSTEKPVDVEEAEAEAPATPAPAAAPAPAAPAPAAASAPAPAPAAAPAPAAESSGDEGSGYVTPLVRRLAAQQGVDLSTVTGSGVGGRIRKEDVLKAAEAASAPVAASAPATPAATKAPVEVSELRGTTQPMSRLRKVLAKRAVESMQATAQLTTVVEVDVTKVALFRDGVKNEFQQRTGDKLSFLPFFVLAAAEALKTYPVINATVDGEQIVYPSSENISIAVDTERGLLTPVVREAGDKNLAQIAHDIADLAARTRDNKLKPDELAGGTFTVTNTGSRGALFDTPVVFLPQSAILGTGTVVKRPGVVTVDGKDAFSVRSYVYLALSYDHRIIDGADAARFLSAMKTRLETADFAGDLGI
- a CDS encoding DUF4191 domain-containing protein, with the translated sequence MAARDSAPEKRPGFFSQLKTLYRYTKDAYSWLPYALIGIVLLGIALGAGVGFLIPPFAIWSVILWGITGLFAGILGSLILTTRLSTIAMYKQIDGMPGAAGRVMSVSLGRRWQASEMPVGINPRTQEAVYRAVGRGGIVLVGEGARGRLTRLIADERSKAQRVASGVPVTVFYVGHGDDEVPIAKLASTIKALPKKIDRTTMAAVIKRIDSVSQSLTSLPIPKGVDPNRVRAQRPR
- a CDS encoding RDD family protein, whose translation is MPETPVESSYPGERLGLPRTGSTSVARVGRRLLALLIDWTCATILAVAFLRYDPWALPGEAGLSTFAPMLVFALVQIVFIPLIGGSPGHRILGMRLVLVRGGWIGLWRPIIRTVLLLLVIPAVVWDADQRGLHDQAAGTILIRV
- the glnA gene encoding type I glutamate--ammonia ligase encodes the protein MFSDSSEVLKFIKDEDVKFLDIRFTDLPGVQQHFNIPASTVDEEFFTVGQLFDGSSIRGFANIHESDMQLIPDVSTAYLDPFREAKTLVMVFDIYNPRNGEIYSKDPRQVAKKAEKYLASTGIADTAFFAPEAEFYIFDDVRYEVKQNSSFYSVDSEEGAWNTGRAEEGGNLANKTPYKGGYFPVSPVDKTADLRDDISLRLIEAGLILERAHHEVGTGGQQEINYRFDTMVHAADDILKFKYIVKNVAEQWGKVATFMPKPLFGDNGSGMHTHQSLWNDGKPLFYDEKGYGGLSDIARWYIGGILAHAPAVLAFTNPTLNSYHRLVKGFEAPVNLVYSAGNRSAAIRIPITGTNPKAKRIEFRAPDASGNPYLAFAAQLMAGLDGIKNRIEPHEPVDKDLYELPPEEAKGIPQVPNSLLDSLEALRADHEFLLQGGVFTEELIETWIEYKIENEIQPIAQRPHPFEYELYFGV